One window of Cucurbita pepo subsp. pepo cultivar mu-cu-16 chromosome LG19, ASM280686v2, whole genome shotgun sequence genomic DNA carries:
- the LOC111781350 gene encoding uncharacterized protein LOC111781350 isoform X5, with the protein MEYERIHKVQTGIISPSKLRMKLMAPHHKKKDGSNSNSSRTSPSKLEDTEFVRNSLLLATENGGFEEEETCHAVTSSCFEVLSEKVLNQAVSDSKQSDRSPSLPKEFLSESDRNRMQECLKGDSCNSSTINPPKSLEDENLDYDSNASSSSFEFHKGERSAQSSISRSHLRPMPSKWNDAEKWIMIRQNNGQAANYSKKNVAQNHGYRMMAANMVRVAPESANSRLRSSIGNVVDANHVDFCQPEKFSFVPAGAYSFADDELIDPCSQINDLKEVDHRPSSKASKEDSTGFPAIRAVSMRDMGTEMTPVPSQEPSRTATPVGASPLRTPISSTPSTPRRDAPAPTSTEQSAFQLQQFTENGHKELSKDEMKLKTRREILALGMQLGKSNIAAWASKDEKEKNRQNVETADKEALKRAEFEKRAAVWEEVKKSKHMI; encoded by the exons ATGGAGTACGAAAGGATTCACAAAGTTCAG ACGGGTATAATTTCTCCGAGTAAACTGAGGATGAAACTCATGGCACCTCATCATAAAAAGAAGGATGGATCAAACAGCAACTCTTCAAGAACTTCTCCTTCCAAACTTGAGGACACTGAGTTTGTCAGAAATAGTTTATTATTGGCCACAGAAAATGGTGGCTTTGAAGAGGAAG AAACATGTCATGCAGTGACATCTTCCTGCTTCGAAGTTCTCTCTGAAAAGGTTTTGAATCAGGCAGTTTCAGACTCAAAACAAAGTGATCGGTCTCCAAGTCTGCCAAAGGAGTTTCTCTCCGAATCTGATCGAAATAGAATGCAGGAATGCCTGAAAGGTGATAGTTGTAATTCAAGCACAATTAACCCTCCAAAATCATTAGAAGATGAAAATCTGGATTATGACAGTAATGCAAGTTCATCTAGTTTTGAGTTTCATAAAGGAGAGAGGTCTGCACAAAGCTCCATTTCAAGGTCCCACTTGAGACCGATGCCATCGAAGTGGAACGATGCAGAGAAATGGATAATGATTCGTCAAAACAATGGTCAGGCTGCCAATTATTCTAAGAAGAATGTTGCACAAAACCATGGATATAGAATGATGGCCGCAAATATGGTGAGGGTTGCTCCAGAATCTGCAAACTCCCGGCTTCGGTCATCAATTGGTAACGTCGTGGATGCAAACCATGTTGATTTTTGTCAGCCTGAGAAGTTCTCTTTTGTGCCTGCTGGAGCATATTCTTTTGCAGATGATGAGTTGATTGACCCATGTTCTCAAATTAATGACTTGAAGGAAGTGGATCACAGGCCATCCTCAAAAGCTAGTAAAGAGGATTCGACAG GCTTCCCTGCAATAAGAGCAGTTTCAATGAGAGATATGGGAACAGAAATGACCCCAGTTCCTAGCCAAGAGCCTTCAAGAACAGCCACCCCTGTCGGAGCGTCTCCGCTTCGCACCCCAATTTCTTCAACCCCCTCCACACCACGGAGAGATGCACCTGCTCCCACTTCTACAGAGCAATCTGCGTTCCAGTTGCAACAATTCACAGAAAATGGCCATAAGGAACTGTCAAAAGATGAAATGAAGCTCAAAACAAGGAGAGAGATTCTAGCCCTTGGTATGCAGCTTGGCAAGTCAAATATTGCAGCCTGGGCAAGTAAGgatgagaaggaaaagaacagACAGAATGTTGAAACTGCTGACAAGGAGGCACTCAAGCGAGCGGAGTTCGAAAAACGTGCAGCTGTGTGGGAGGAAGTCAAAAAGTCTAAACATATG ATATAG
- the LOC111781350 gene encoding uncharacterized protein LOC111781350 isoform X1, with protein MEYERIHKVQTGIISPSKLRMKLMAPHHKKKDGSNSNSSRTSPSKLEDTEFVRNSLLLATENGGFEEEETCHAVTSSCFEVLSEKVLNQAVSDSKQSDRSPSLPKEFLSESDRNRMQECLKGDSCNSSTINPPKSLEDENLDYDSNASSSSFEFHKGERSAQSSISRSHLRPMPSKWNDAEKWIMIRQNNGQAANYSKKNVAQNHGYRMMAANMVRVAPESANSRLRSSIGNVVDANHVDFCQPEKFSFVPAGAYSFADDELIDPCSQINDLKEVDHRPSSKASKEDSTGFPAIRAVSMRDMGTEMTPVPSQEPSRTATPVGASPLRTPISSTPSTPRRDAPAPTSTEQSAFQLQQFTENGHKELSKDEMKLKTRREILALGMQLGKSNIAAWASKDEKEKNRQNVETADKEALKRAEFEKRAAVWEEVKKSKHMARYRREEIQIEAWENQQKTKLEAEMRRVEAQVEQMRAEAEVSMIKKIAMTKQKSEEKRAAAECRKKREAERASAQAEYIRQTGRMPSSPYICCGWL; from the exons ATGGAGTACGAAAGGATTCACAAAGTTCAG ACGGGTATAATTTCTCCGAGTAAACTGAGGATGAAACTCATGGCACCTCATCATAAAAAGAAGGATGGATCAAACAGCAACTCTTCAAGAACTTCTCCTTCCAAACTTGAGGACACTGAGTTTGTCAGAAATAGTTTATTATTGGCCACAGAAAATGGTGGCTTTGAAGAGGAAG AAACATGTCATGCAGTGACATCTTCCTGCTTCGAAGTTCTCTCTGAAAAGGTTTTGAATCAGGCAGTTTCAGACTCAAAACAAAGTGATCGGTCTCCAAGTCTGCCAAAGGAGTTTCTCTCCGAATCTGATCGAAATAGAATGCAGGAATGCCTGAAAGGTGATAGTTGTAATTCAAGCACAATTAACCCTCCAAAATCATTAGAAGATGAAAATCTGGATTATGACAGTAATGCAAGTTCATCTAGTTTTGAGTTTCATAAAGGAGAGAGGTCTGCACAAAGCTCCATTTCAAGGTCCCACTTGAGACCGATGCCATCGAAGTGGAACGATGCAGAGAAATGGATAATGATTCGTCAAAACAATGGTCAGGCTGCCAATTATTCTAAGAAGAATGTTGCACAAAACCATGGATATAGAATGATGGCCGCAAATATGGTGAGGGTTGCTCCAGAATCTGCAAACTCCCGGCTTCGGTCATCAATTGGTAACGTCGTGGATGCAAACCATGTTGATTTTTGTCAGCCTGAGAAGTTCTCTTTTGTGCCTGCTGGAGCATATTCTTTTGCAGATGATGAGTTGATTGACCCATGTTCTCAAATTAATGACTTGAAGGAAGTGGATCACAGGCCATCCTCAAAAGCTAGTAAAGAGGATTCGACAG GCTTCCCTGCAATAAGAGCAGTTTCAATGAGAGATATGGGAACAGAAATGACCCCAGTTCCTAGCCAAGAGCCTTCAAGAACAGCCACCCCTGTCGGAGCGTCTCCGCTTCGCACCCCAATTTCTTCAACCCCCTCCACACCACGGAGAGATGCACCTGCTCCCACTTCTACAGAGCAATCTGCGTTCCAGTTGCAACAATTCACAGAAAATGGCCATAAGGAACTGTCAAAAGATGAAATGAAGCTCAAAACAAGGAGAGAGATTCTAGCCCTTGGTATGCAGCTTGGCAAGTCAAATATTGCAGCCTGGGCAAGTAAGgatgagaaggaaaagaacagACAGAATGTTGAAACTGCTGACAAGGAGGCACTCAAGCGAGCGGAGTTCGAAAAACGTGCAGCTGTGTGGGAGGAAGTCAAAAAGTCTAAACATATGGCAAG ATATAGACGCGAAGAGATCCAAATCGAAGCATGGGAAAACCAGCAGAAAACGAAGCTCGAAGCCGAGATGCGGAGGGTAGAG GCCCAAGTTGAGCAAATGAGAGCTGAAGCTGAAGTGAGTATGATTAAGAAGATTGCTATGACAAAGCAAAAGTCGGAAGAAAAACGGGCAGCGGCCGAGTGTCGAAAGAAGCGTGAGGCAGAAAGAGCATCTGCACAGGCTGAGTACATTCGGCAGACAGGACGAATGCCATCCTCCCCTTACATTTGTTGTGGTTGGCTGTGA
- the LOC111781350 gene encoding uncharacterized protein LOC111781350 isoform X3 — protein sequence MEYERIHKVQTGIISPSKLRMKLMAPHHKKKDGSNSNSSRTSPSKLEDTEFVRNSLLLATENGGFEEEVTSSCFEVLSEKVLNQAVSDSKQSDRSPSLPKEFLSESDRNRMQECLKGDSCNSSTINPPKSLEDENLDYDSNASSSSFEFHKGERSAQSSISRSHLRPMPSKWNDAEKWIMIRQNNGQAANYSKKNVAQNHGYRMMAANMVRVAPESANSRLRSSIGNVVDANHVDFCQPEKFSFVPAGAYSFADDELIDPCSQINDLKEVDHRPSSKASKEDSTGFPAIRAVSMRDMGTEMTPVPSQEPSRTATPVGASPLRTPISSTPSTPRRDAPAPTSTEQSAFQLQQFTENGHKELSKDEMKLKTRREILALGMQLGKSNIAAWASKDEKEKNRQNVETADKEALKRAEFEKRAAVWEEVKKSKHMARYRREEIQIEAWENQQKTKLEAEMRRVEAQVEQMRAEAEVSMIKKIAMTKQKSEEKRAAAECRKKREAERASAQAEYIRQTGRMPSSPYICCGWL from the exons ATGGAGTACGAAAGGATTCACAAAGTTCAG ACGGGTATAATTTCTCCGAGTAAACTGAGGATGAAACTCATGGCACCTCATCATAAAAAGAAGGATGGATCAAACAGCAACTCTTCAAGAACTTCTCCTTCCAAACTTGAGGACACTGAGTTTGTCAGAAATAGTTTATTATTGGCCACAGAAAATGGTGGCTTTGAAGAGGAAG TGACATCTTCCTGCTTCGAAGTTCTCTCTGAAAAGGTTTTGAATCAGGCAGTTTCAGACTCAAAACAAAGTGATCGGTCTCCAAGTCTGCCAAAGGAGTTTCTCTCCGAATCTGATCGAAATAGAATGCAGGAATGCCTGAAAGGTGATAGTTGTAATTCAAGCACAATTAACCCTCCAAAATCATTAGAAGATGAAAATCTGGATTATGACAGTAATGCAAGTTCATCTAGTTTTGAGTTTCATAAAGGAGAGAGGTCTGCACAAAGCTCCATTTCAAGGTCCCACTTGAGACCGATGCCATCGAAGTGGAACGATGCAGAGAAATGGATAATGATTCGTCAAAACAATGGTCAGGCTGCCAATTATTCTAAGAAGAATGTTGCACAAAACCATGGATATAGAATGATGGCCGCAAATATGGTGAGGGTTGCTCCAGAATCTGCAAACTCCCGGCTTCGGTCATCAATTGGTAACGTCGTGGATGCAAACCATGTTGATTTTTGTCAGCCTGAGAAGTTCTCTTTTGTGCCTGCTGGAGCATATTCTTTTGCAGATGATGAGTTGATTGACCCATGTTCTCAAATTAATGACTTGAAGGAAGTGGATCACAGGCCATCCTCAAAAGCTAGTAAAGAGGATTCGACAG GCTTCCCTGCAATAAGAGCAGTTTCAATGAGAGATATGGGAACAGAAATGACCCCAGTTCCTAGCCAAGAGCCTTCAAGAACAGCCACCCCTGTCGGAGCGTCTCCGCTTCGCACCCCAATTTCTTCAACCCCCTCCACACCACGGAGAGATGCACCTGCTCCCACTTCTACAGAGCAATCTGCGTTCCAGTTGCAACAATTCACAGAAAATGGCCATAAGGAACTGTCAAAAGATGAAATGAAGCTCAAAACAAGGAGAGAGATTCTAGCCCTTGGTATGCAGCTTGGCAAGTCAAATATTGCAGCCTGGGCAAGTAAGgatgagaaggaaaagaacagACAGAATGTTGAAACTGCTGACAAGGAGGCACTCAAGCGAGCGGAGTTCGAAAAACGTGCAGCTGTGTGGGAGGAAGTCAAAAAGTCTAAACATATGGCAAG ATATAGACGCGAAGAGATCCAAATCGAAGCATGGGAAAACCAGCAGAAAACGAAGCTCGAAGCCGAGATGCGGAGGGTAGAG GCCCAAGTTGAGCAAATGAGAGCTGAAGCTGAAGTGAGTATGATTAAGAAGATTGCTATGACAAAGCAAAAGTCGGAAGAAAAACGGGCAGCGGCCGAGTGTCGAAAGAAGCGTGAGGCAGAAAGAGCATCTGCACAGGCTGAGTACATTCGGCAGACAGGACGAATGCCATCCTCCCCTTACATTTGTTGTGGTTGGCTGTGA
- the LOC111781350 gene encoding uncharacterized protein LOC111781350 isoform X2, producing the protein MELISILRTGIISPSKLRMKLMAPHHKKKDGSNSNSSRTSPSKLEDTEFVRNSLLLATENGGFEEEETCHAVTSSCFEVLSEKVLNQAVSDSKQSDRSPSLPKEFLSESDRNRMQECLKGDSCNSSTINPPKSLEDENLDYDSNASSSSFEFHKGERSAQSSISRSHLRPMPSKWNDAEKWIMIRQNNGQAANYSKKNVAQNHGYRMMAANMVRVAPESANSRLRSSIGNVVDANHVDFCQPEKFSFVPAGAYSFADDELIDPCSQINDLKEVDHRPSSKASKEDSTGFPAIRAVSMRDMGTEMTPVPSQEPSRTATPVGASPLRTPISSTPSTPRRDAPAPTSTEQSAFQLQQFTENGHKELSKDEMKLKTRREILALGMQLGKSNIAAWASKDEKEKNRQNVETADKEALKRAEFEKRAAVWEEVKKSKHMARYRREEIQIEAWENQQKTKLEAEMRRVEAQVEQMRAEAEVSMIKKIAMTKQKSEEKRAAAECRKKREAERASAQAEYIRQTGRMPSSPYICCGWL; encoded by the exons ATGGAATTGATATCAATTTTGCGT ACGGGTATAATTTCTCCGAGTAAACTGAGGATGAAACTCATGGCACCTCATCATAAAAAGAAGGATGGATCAAACAGCAACTCTTCAAGAACTTCTCCTTCCAAACTTGAGGACACTGAGTTTGTCAGAAATAGTTTATTATTGGCCACAGAAAATGGTGGCTTTGAAGAGGAAG AAACATGTCATGCAGTGACATCTTCCTGCTTCGAAGTTCTCTCTGAAAAGGTTTTGAATCAGGCAGTTTCAGACTCAAAACAAAGTGATCGGTCTCCAAGTCTGCCAAAGGAGTTTCTCTCCGAATCTGATCGAAATAGAATGCAGGAATGCCTGAAAGGTGATAGTTGTAATTCAAGCACAATTAACCCTCCAAAATCATTAGAAGATGAAAATCTGGATTATGACAGTAATGCAAGTTCATCTAGTTTTGAGTTTCATAAAGGAGAGAGGTCTGCACAAAGCTCCATTTCAAGGTCCCACTTGAGACCGATGCCATCGAAGTGGAACGATGCAGAGAAATGGATAATGATTCGTCAAAACAATGGTCAGGCTGCCAATTATTCTAAGAAGAATGTTGCACAAAACCATGGATATAGAATGATGGCCGCAAATATGGTGAGGGTTGCTCCAGAATCTGCAAACTCCCGGCTTCGGTCATCAATTGGTAACGTCGTGGATGCAAACCATGTTGATTTTTGTCAGCCTGAGAAGTTCTCTTTTGTGCCTGCTGGAGCATATTCTTTTGCAGATGATGAGTTGATTGACCCATGTTCTCAAATTAATGACTTGAAGGAAGTGGATCACAGGCCATCCTCAAAAGCTAGTAAAGAGGATTCGACAG GCTTCCCTGCAATAAGAGCAGTTTCAATGAGAGATATGGGAACAGAAATGACCCCAGTTCCTAGCCAAGAGCCTTCAAGAACAGCCACCCCTGTCGGAGCGTCTCCGCTTCGCACCCCAATTTCTTCAACCCCCTCCACACCACGGAGAGATGCACCTGCTCCCACTTCTACAGAGCAATCTGCGTTCCAGTTGCAACAATTCACAGAAAATGGCCATAAGGAACTGTCAAAAGATGAAATGAAGCTCAAAACAAGGAGAGAGATTCTAGCCCTTGGTATGCAGCTTGGCAAGTCAAATATTGCAGCCTGGGCAAGTAAGgatgagaaggaaaagaacagACAGAATGTTGAAACTGCTGACAAGGAGGCACTCAAGCGAGCGGAGTTCGAAAAACGTGCAGCTGTGTGGGAGGAAGTCAAAAAGTCTAAACATATGGCAAG ATATAGACGCGAAGAGATCCAAATCGAAGCATGGGAAAACCAGCAGAAAACGAAGCTCGAAGCCGAGATGCGGAGGGTAGAG GCCCAAGTTGAGCAAATGAGAGCTGAAGCTGAAGTGAGTATGATTAAGAAGATTGCTATGACAAAGCAAAAGTCGGAAGAAAAACGGGCAGCGGCCGAGTGTCGAAAGAAGCGTGAGGCAGAAAGAGCATCTGCACAGGCTGAGTACATTCGGCAGACAGGACGAATGCCATCCTCCCCTTACATTTGTTGTGGTTGGCTGTGA
- the LOC111781350 gene encoding uncharacterized protein LOC111781350 isoform X4, with protein sequence MKLMAPHHKKKDGSNSNSSRTSPSKLEDTEFVRNSLLLATENGGFEEEETCHAVTSSCFEVLSEKVLNQAVSDSKQSDRSPSLPKEFLSESDRNRMQECLKGDSCNSSTINPPKSLEDENLDYDSNASSSSFEFHKGERSAQSSISRSHLRPMPSKWNDAEKWIMIRQNNGQAANYSKKNVAQNHGYRMMAANMVRVAPESANSRLRSSIGNVVDANHVDFCQPEKFSFVPAGAYSFADDELIDPCSQINDLKEVDHRPSSKASKEDSTGFPAIRAVSMRDMGTEMTPVPSQEPSRTATPVGASPLRTPISSTPSTPRRDAPAPTSTEQSAFQLQQFTENGHKELSKDEMKLKTRREILALGMQLGKSNIAAWASKDEKEKNRQNVETADKEALKRAEFEKRAAVWEEVKKSKHMARYRREEIQIEAWENQQKTKLEAEMRRVEAQVEQMRAEAEVSMIKKIAMTKQKSEEKRAAAECRKKREAERASAQAEYIRQTGRMPSSPYICCGWL encoded by the exons ATGAAACTCATGGCACCTCATCATAAAAAGAAGGATGGATCAAACAGCAACTCTTCAAGAACTTCTCCTTCCAAACTTGAGGACACTGAGTTTGTCAGAAATAGTTTATTATTGGCCACAGAAAATGGTGGCTTTGAAGAGGAAG AAACATGTCATGCAGTGACATCTTCCTGCTTCGAAGTTCTCTCTGAAAAGGTTTTGAATCAGGCAGTTTCAGACTCAAAACAAAGTGATCGGTCTCCAAGTCTGCCAAAGGAGTTTCTCTCCGAATCTGATCGAAATAGAATGCAGGAATGCCTGAAAGGTGATAGTTGTAATTCAAGCACAATTAACCCTCCAAAATCATTAGAAGATGAAAATCTGGATTATGACAGTAATGCAAGTTCATCTAGTTTTGAGTTTCATAAAGGAGAGAGGTCTGCACAAAGCTCCATTTCAAGGTCCCACTTGAGACCGATGCCATCGAAGTGGAACGATGCAGAGAAATGGATAATGATTCGTCAAAACAATGGTCAGGCTGCCAATTATTCTAAGAAGAATGTTGCACAAAACCATGGATATAGAATGATGGCCGCAAATATGGTGAGGGTTGCTCCAGAATCTGCAAACTCCCGGCTTCGGTCATCAATTGGTAACGTCGTGGATGCAAACCATGTTGATTTTTGTCAGCCTGAGAAGTTCTCTTTTGTGCCTGCTGGAGCATATTCTTTTGCAGATGATGAGTTGATTGACCCATGTTCTCAAATTAATGACTTGAAGGAAGTGGATCACAGGCCATCCTCAAAAGCTAGTAAAGAGGATTCGACAG GCTTCCCTGCAATAAGAGCAGTTTCAATGAGAGATATGGGAACAGAAATGACCCCAGTTCCTAGCCAAGAGCCTTCAAGAACAGCCACCCCTGTCGGAGCGTCTCCGCTTCGCACCCCAATTTCTTCAACCCCCTCCACACCACGGAGAGATGCACCTGCTCCCACTTCTACAGAGCAATCTGCGTTCCAGTTGCAACAATTCACAGAAAATGGCCATAAGGAACTGTCAAAAGATGAAATGAAGCTCAAAACAAGGAGAGAGATTCTAGCCCTTGGTATGCAGCTTGGCAAGTCAAATATTGCAGCCTGGGCAAGTAAGgatgagaaggaaaagaacagACAGAATGTTGAAACTGCTGACAAGGAGGCACTCAAGCGAGCGGAGTTCGAAAAACGTGCAGCTGTGTGGGAGGAAGTCAAAAAGTCTAAACATATGGCAAG ATATAGACGCGAAGAGATCCAAATCGAAGCATGGGAAAACCAGCAGAAAACGAAGCTCGAAGCCGAGATGCGGAGGGTAGAG GCCCAAGTTGAGCAAATGAGAGCTGAAGCTGAAGTGAGTATGATTAAGAAGATTGCTATGACAAAGCAAAAGTCGGAAGAAAAACGGGCAGCGGCCGAGTGTCGAAAGAAGCGTGAGGCAGAAAGAGCATCTGCACAGGCTGAGTACATTCGGCAGACAGGACGAATGCCATCCTCCCCTTACATTTGTTGTGGTTGGCTGTGA
- the LOC111781348 gene encoding auxin response factor 6-like yields MRLSAAGFSPQPPEGEKRVLNSELWHACAGPLVSLPAVGSRAVYFPQGHSEQVAISTNKEVDAHIPSYPSLPPQLICQLHNVTMHADIETDEVYAQMTLQPLSAQEQKEPYLPAELGAPSKQPTNYFCKTLTASDTSTHGGFSVPRRAAEKVFPPLDFTQQPPAQELMARDLHDNEWKFRHIFRGQPKRHLLTTGWSVFVSAKRLVAGDSVIFIWNEKNQLLLGIRRASRPQTMMPSSVLSSDSMHLGLLAAAAHAAATNSRFTIFYNPRASPSEFIIPLAKYVKAVYHTRVSVGMRFRMLFETEESSVRRYMGTITGISDLDPARWPNSHWRSVKVGWDESTAGERQPRVSLWEIEPLTTFPMYPSPFSLRLKRPWPTGLPSFHGLKEDDLGLNSQLMWLRGDALDRGIQPLNLHGIGVAPWMQPRLDASMVGLQPEIYQAMAAAALQEMRTVDPAKAQAASLLQFQQTQNLPNRPATFMSPQMLQQPQPHQTFIQNDHEIQHLPHSQAPTQPTVLRQEMKHQTFNNEQQQQQQQQQQPQQQVFDHQQISSSISTMTQFGSVSQSLQTIPSFCRQQSFSDSNGIHMTNPIISPLHSLLGSFPQDESSQLLNLPRTHPMIHSSTWPSKRAAIDPHISSGNSQFVHLQEENMGTAQANISQNVSLPPFPGRECSLDQRNGDPQSNLLFGVNIEPSSLLMQNGMPNIRGICSDSDSTAIPFSSNYVNTAGTNFSANPAGTPSNCIEDSGILPNFVKVYKSGTFGRSLDISKFSSYHQLRSELAHKFNLEGELEDPLRSGWQLVFVDRENDVLLLGDDPWQEFVNSVWCIKILSPQEVQEMGRVDSYADRQESSRNLSSGITSVGSLEY; encoded by the exons ATGAGGCTTTCAGCTGCTGGTTTCAGCCCTCAGCCTCCGGAAG GGGAGAAGAGAGTTCTTAACTCGGAGCTTTGGCATGCATGTGCGGGCCCTCTTGTATCTCTACCTGCTGTTGGAAGTCGGGCTGTTTACTTTCCACAGGGTCACAGCGAGCAG GTAGCCATATCGACCAACAAAGAAGTGGATGCCCATATACCAAGTTATCCAAGCTTGCCGCCACAACTTATCTGTCAGCTTCACAATGTTACCATGCAT GCAGATATCGAGACGGACGAAGTTTATGCTCAGATGACCTTGCAACCGCTCAGTGCT CAAGAGCAAAAGGAGCCATATCTTCCAGCTGAGTTGGGTGCTCCAAGCAAACAACCGaccaattatttttgtaaaacaTTGACAGCAAGTGACACAAGTACGCATGGAGGATTTTCTGTTCCTCGTCGTGCTGCTGAAAAAGTTTTTCCTCCATTG GACTTTACTCAACAGCCACCTGCTCAGGAGTTGATGGCAAGGGATCTGCACGATAACGAATGGAAATTTAGGCATATCTTTCGTG GCCAGCCCAAAAGGCATCTTCTTACAACTGGATGGAGTGTGTTTGTAAGTGCTAAGAGGCTTGTTGCTGGCGATTCTGTGATCTTTATTTG GAATGAAAAGAATCAATTACTATTGGGGATCCGTCGAGCTAGCCGACCACAAACGATGATGCCCTCATCGGTTTTATCTAGTGACAGCATGCACTTGGGGCTTCTTGCTGCTGCAGCCCATGCAGCTGCTACAAATAGTCGGTTCACGATATTTTATAATCCCAG AGCTAGCCCATCAGAGTTCATCATTCCTCTGGCTAAGTATGTCAAAGCTGTGTACCATACCCGTGTTTCTGTCGGTATGCGTTTTAGAATGCTATTTGAAACAGAAGAATCAAGTGTTCGTCG ATACATGGGCACTATTACTGGCATCAGTGACTTAGATCCTGCTCGATGGCCAAACTCACACTGGCGCTCCGTCAAG GTTGGATGGGATGAATCTACAGCTGGGGAGAGACAGCCAAGGGTTTCGTTATGGGAGATCGAGCCACTAACAACCTTCCCGATGTATCCGTCTCCGTTTTCCCTCAGGCTTAAGCGACCCTGGCCAACTGGATTGCCTTCTTTCCATG GTCTCAAAGAGGATGATCTGGGATTGAACTCACAACTAATGTGGCTACGGGGAGACGCTCTAGATCGTGGAATTCAACCTCTGAACCTCCATGGAATCGGAGTTGCACCATGGATGCAGCCGAGGCTCGATGCTTCCATGGTGGGTCTGCAGCCGGAGATATATCAAGCAATGGCTGCTGCTGCACTACAGGAGATGAGAACCGTTGATCCTGCTAAGGCGCAGGCCGCATCGCTTCTTCAGTTCCAACAAACCCAAAATCTTCCCAACAGGCCTGCTACTTTCATGTCACCTCAGATGTTGCAGCAGCCTCAGCCTCACCAGACCTTTATCCAAAATGATCATGAAATCCAACATCTCCCTCATTCTCAGGCCCCAACCCAGCCTACCGTTCTTCGGCAGGAGATGAAGCATCAGACATTCAACAAcgagcagcagcagcagcagcagcagcaacagcagccACAACAGCAAGTGTTTGATCACCAACAAATTTCGAGTAGCATCTCTACAATGACACAGTTCGGTTCGGTATCCCAATCCCTGCAAACTATTCCTTCATTTTGCAGGCAGCAGAGTTTTTCTGATTCAAATGGCATCCATATGACAAATCCTATCATTTCACCATTGCACAGCCTGTTAGGTTCGTTTCCGCAAGATGAATCGTCTCAGCTGCTTAATCTGCCTAGAACACATCCCATGATACATTCATCTACGTGGCCATCAAAGCGAGCTGCAATCGATCCTCATATCTCTTCTGGAAATTCTCAGTTTGTTCATCTCCAAGAGGAAAATATGGGGACAGCTCAGGCTAATATCTCTCAGAATGTTTCTTTGCCGCCGTTTCCTGGTAGAGAGTGTTCATTAGATCAAAGGAATGGTGACCCGCAGAGTAATCTTCTATTTGGTGTCAATATAGAGCCTTCATCTCTTCTAATGCAGAATGGTATGCCAAATATTAGGGGAATTTGCAGTGACAGTGACTCAACAGCGATACCGTTTTCGTCCAATTATGTGAATACTGCTGGTACCAACTTCTCTGCCAATCCAGCTGGGACACCTTCCAATTGCATTGAGGATTCGGGTATCTTGCCGAACTTCGTAAAG GTTTACAAGTCGGGGACCTTCGGTAGATCACTGGATATTTCGAAATTCAGTAGCTACCATCAGTTACGTAGTGAGCTCGCTCACAAGTTCAATCTTGAAGGCGAGTTGGAGGACCCTTTGAGATCAGGCTGGCAGCTTGTATTTGTTGACCGGGAAAATGACGTCCTTCTTCTTGGGGACGATCCCTGGCA GGAGTTTGTCAACAGTGTGTGGTGTATCAAAATACTTTCACCACAGGAAGTGCAGGAGATGGGCAGGGTTGATAGCTATGCCGATAGACAGGAGTCGTCCAGAAATTTGAGTAGCGGGATAACTTCTGTCGGGTCGCTCGAGTACTGA